The Arachis ipaensis cultivar K30076 chromosome B10, Araip1.1, whole genome shotgun sequence DNA window TtgtagaaattaagaatgttgACATGTGACCACCTAGTTCCTCCGGATCGGTACAACGATAGAGTGGAGGAGCATTTACGACTTACCGGATTTTATCATGTATCTCAAATTGGGGTAGTCCAATGTCAAAAGGCACTGGTGAATGCTCTAATCGAGCGGTGGCACCCTGACACACATACGTTTCACCTTTCCATTGGTGAATGTGCCGTGACTCTTGAAGATGTGGCTCTAATTCTTGGTCTTCCGACGGACGGTCTTCTAGTTACAGGGATGACAATGAGTAGCTTTGAAGCCTTGGAGGCGGAGTGTTTGCTTCAATTTGGAGTTGCACCGCGTAAGTCGGACTGTAGAGGTAGCTGCATAAAATTGACCTATTTGCGGGATCTAAAAGAAAATTTAGAGTTGACTGATGAAATCAGTATACAGAGGTATATGAGGTGCCACATTATGTTGCTGATCGGGACGATCTTGTTTGGGGATAAGTCTGGGGCAGGTGTGCACTGGAAATTTCTACCCTTGCTTCGTAATTTTGTCAGTATTGGACAGTATAGTTGGGGAGCGGCATGCCTAGCACACCTTTACAGGGCGTTATGCAGGGCATCTCGCTTTAACTGTAAGGAAATAGATGGTCCACTAACACTTCTACTCGGTTGGGCTTGGATCCGACTGCCATATCTATCGCCGCTTCCTAAGGAACCCCGCAGTTTTCCGCTAGCAAACAGGTAATATTATGTTACAATGTACCCGTATCTTGATATTTAAGATTCAGTTGAGCTAATTGAATATATCATATTAGGTGGCGTAACTGGGAGCGTGGTGACCGACGATATAGATATCTGAATCTAGCTCACTTTAGGAAGGCATTTGATGAACTTCAGGAAGGGCAGGTGTGTTTTAATTAAAGAAGTATTAGTTTTCGATTTAGGGTCTGGGACATAATTATAAagcattgttattgttattggtaTTGTGGGTTGTAATAATGAGTTTCGTTTATTTTTTCCAGTTTGTTTGGGTTGCTTATGCTGTGGATCGCGTGGATCCGAACATCATTCTTGCTGAAATCTACATGTATTCTGGAAACTCCGGAACATACATGGCTTCCAACTCCAAAACTCGCATGAATGATGGCTCCCAAACGGCATATCATTTGCGAGTGCATTTGCGAGTGCATTTCCGTCACCTTGATCTTCATCTCCATCTGGACCAACACATTCGTAGttgctttcgaactcttcttcactgtcactattataatcttcccGTAGAATATTCCGATCGGCCTCAgattgttcaaactcaacatacaactcgatgAACGAGATCTGAGCCcgattttcaatatatattgaaaacatctcttgcatgctcgcttcgtcCGTCACATATCTTGTTTGAAACTGGACGAAGCCACCAAACACCAGTATGAGATATCTGTATAGAATACAGGATATTTTTCTTACCCTCTCAGAATCAatcttttcacagatcacacTTTTGTGCTCTTCAAATGAGATGATAAAAGGAATAACATCTAGTGGATTTTTACAAATAAACTTTACTCCTTCAGACGTTTGTAgcaaaatctgaccaaaataatacacttTTAGTAACACTATGTCACTCATTTCTCTCGATCACCAAAAAAGGAGCATAACCTTAGCTATTAAATTCTCTGGTTCAAAATAAGTAAGGAAGAAACCCAAAAAGAAGAACCAGAGGAAGCAGTCGTTGAAGAGGGGAAGAAGACGCGAGTAAGCTACCACCAACAACTGCACACTTTTATATAACCCTCTCTATTCAACTCAGACTCTTCGACTAGGTTAACCTGAttcaaaataatattaaaaaacgAAATCGAACCATGCGTTTTTATGTGCGGTTCGTATAAAAAATTGCCAAGCTTAGCCAAAACGGAGAGTCCGAGTTCAGCCTTTCTGAATTCACATTCTCAACATGCAACTCGGACCATGCGAGTTGAAGTACCATTCCTTATAGTAAAAAATCCGGCTCAAATAACACGGAAGATCCGATTTATACCGTCcaaaatttaattcatttctccTCCCAAATCAGACCATGCGATTTGATGGAAAAAAGTTAAAAAACGAAGAACTCGCACAGTCCGAGTTCTTCTACCTCATACTGACAAAAACTTGTCCCATATATATATCTAGTCCCCTTAAATCCATATCGAAGAATAGCACACATATGCCTTCCATTTCCATAAAATTGAGCCCATCAAAATACATGTTCCCAAACTATCACTATTACAAGTAAATctaagagaaaataaagatcaTCATTATAAGTTAAAAAAACAAAGCACGAATCCCCTCATAACAAACAGTACAACCACTTTCACTTTCACATTCAGCAACTAACATTTCACAGTTCGGATCCGCAGAAGGGGCAGAACCTGAAGTGGGCCTCAACCGACCGGTCACAGAATCGGCACCGCAAGGCATCGGAAACAGCCGCCGCCGGAGACAGCGATGCCGACTCCTGCAACCGTGGTGGAAGGGAGCAGGACTGGGGAAACATGAACCTGCAATTGTCGCAGTACAAGACAGGTTCCTTCCCTGGCCACCGCCAGACGGGAACAAAGAAGAGCTTCAGAACCTTCTCGTACTCCACGAGGTCGGCACGTGATCCGCAGTTTATGCACCTTCCCACACCGGATTTTAGCACCTGCCGCACTTGCCGCTCCAACCCACCCGCAAAGAAGAAGAACATTGCTTGGTTGTTTTTTGGGGAGCTTTGCCTATTGATTTTGGCTACTTCAGTATTTGTTATGTTTTTTCTTTTAGAtcagtatttattttatttgtgggTTTGGCGTGATGCTTTTCGAGAAGAACCTTGNNNNNNNNNNNNNNNNNNNNNNNNNNNNNNNNNNNNNNNNNNNNNNNNNNNAACaattttttctataaaaaattattttttatggctacaaattaattttaatttttctgtagTTAAATTTTTTAGCATTATAatcaaatttttgttttttttttcagaaaaaataacagaaatacctaaattttatgaaaataaacACAATTCTTACAATcaacataaaaaatttttgaaaaaaaatacacaaattttTGTATATATAACAGAACATAaacaagggaaaaagaaaaatgtgttgagaggaaaaagatttttaaagacACGAAGTGTGAATTAGGTAAAAAAATTTAGCAAAAATTGCTTGATTAAATACAatcaacttttgaaaaaaaatacacaaattttTGTATATATAACAGAACATAaacaagggaaaaagaaaaatgtgttgagaggaaaaagatttttaaagacACGAAGTGTGAATTAGGTAAAAAAATTTAGCAAAAATAGCAAAAATTTAtgtttcattctttttattaCAAACCCCTTTCTTTCAAATTTCAATCCAACATCTCCAACAGCAATGCTGGCTTCAATCTTTTTCGGGATTCGGGAGGCCAACTTGATATTTAATTACCCTTTAGATTTGTTTCTTTTTCGAGTAAATAGTTAAATTAGTACCAAaaaatgatttattttttaaattagtctccaaaaaaattttttaatcaaattcatccttcaaaaattttaagttaattattttaGTTCTTTCGTCACTTTCGGTGCTAACGACATCAAAATTTGTTAATGTGATACATTAAGTGACACTACAACACACATCTAGTAATCTTAATTGGTGACTAATATTATAAGTTTATGACATTAGATTAAATTAACTCCAAATTGAAGGATTCTAATATCTCAAGTAATCTCTTTAATTAGATTTTGATTTGatgtaattttataaatttattatattaatagtCAATAATGTGCCACATTAACAAATTTGGCCCTGTcaacaaaaaaaatgagaaaaagactaatacaattaatttaaaatatttaaaatacgaatttaattaaaaaatattttaaaaactaatttgttGAACAAGTGATCTTTCAAGATGAATTTGACTATTTACTCCTTTTTTCTGGTGCATGTATGACGGAAAGAACTAAGAAGAGACTTGTGCCAGTGAGGAGCTTCGATTAGCCCGAGGATCTTCATTTATGGACTTTGAGGTCTTGGAGTTTGGATTCTGAGTTCTGACCCCCATGGGATCAAAAAATGGTTAGTCCCTCGCTCTATATTAACTAACAATATTTAAAACAAATGGAGTATAACTTTTAATAAAGAAATATGTTATTTAAGGCTATCATTCATCATTATCTAATTGGCGAATGAACATATATAGAAAGAGCACTAGAGTTATTTCTACCAACAGCAAGTTCCTTTGATAGCACTCTCTAATATGGCTTGGATTAAGTTCTTATTACGAGCTAGTTTTTATCATCGGGATGCAATCATCCATGTATTCGCTACTTTCATGATGCTTCGTCTAGCTAATCCTTCCGTATTGTTTCAAGAATAATTTGATATCAAAAGCATTATTGCTGCTTTTTAAGTTGAAGATGACTAGCGAATCAAATACCGAATAGCAGATGAGCTTTCATTTTTTATCTCAGATGGTGAAGCCCATTTGGACAATTTCTCTCTTAAGTCATAACTGAACGGTCCAGCTCTCTCATATTCATAGAGAATCCAACATCAGCGCAATTAGGTTTGATCAAAAAATGTCATGTGGAATTCCTCGTAGAAATAGTGTCAAACTTTATTAATTTCTCGTAGAAATGCCTTTTTAGTTTTCATGGTATTGTCAGATGTTTTCAACCTGGGAGCTGAGGTGACGAAAAGAGaatgcattaaaaaaattttctccAGTAAAAAGGGTATCAAAGGCTTCAGATTTCTTGAGCTTTTACTCTGATAAATTACTAAAATTAGAGAGCAAAAGCCTAAAGGTATACACTTCCTCGTtaaatttcttttctttctccgGTGAAGTGATGATACCCTTTAAGCTTGGACGTGCTTTTAATTAGATATTAAGTTGAAATTCATATACCATTATTTCATGGTTCAAAACCTAATCGTTTGATTATTTAAGCTCACGAAATTATTATGCAAAGTAACCACTACTATGAATTTAAAAATGCTCTCaaacaatcaaaatcaaaatcaaaattggcTATAAAGAATGGGAAGCTAAGAATTTTGATTGCTTGATTGATGATTGAAGATGATCTTCTTGTGATGTTGTGGGTTTTGATTTGGTTGATGATTTTGGTGAAGAAAGTGGGACGAAACTATAGGGTAAAATTGGTTTTTAATTATAAACTGTGTTTATGTTTCATATTAATGTCTTTTTATTACAAACCCCTTTCTTTCAAATTTCAATCCAACATCTCCAACAGCAATGCTGGCTTCAATCTTTTTCGGGAGGCTAGTCACCAACTTGATATTTAATTACCCTTTAGATTTGTTTCTTTTTCGAGTAAATAGTTAAATTAGTACCAAaaaatgatttattttttaaattagtctccaaaaaaattttttaatcaaattcatccttcaaaaattttaagttaattattttaGTTCTTTCGTCACTTTCGGTGCTAACGACATCAAAATTTGTTAATGTGATACATTAAGTGACACTACAACACACATCTAGTAATCTTAATTGGTGACTAATATTATAAGTTTATGACATTAGATTAAATTAACTCCAAATTGAAGGATTCTAATATCTCAAGTAATCTCTTTAATTAGATTTTGATTTGatgtaattttat harbors:
- the LOC110267787 gene encoding serine/threonine-protein phosphatase 7 long form homolog, whose amino-acid sequence is MLTCDHLVPPDRYNDRVEEHLRLTGFYHVSQIGVVQCQKALVNALIERWHPDTHTFHLSIGECAVTLEDVALILGLPTDGLLVTGMTMSSFEALEAECLLQFGVAPRKSDCRGSCIKLTYLRDLKENLELTDEISIQRYMRCHIMLLIGTILFGDKSGAGVHWKFLPLLRNFVSIGQYSWGAACLAHLYRALCRASRFNCKEIDGPLTLLLGWAWIRLPYLSPLPKEPRSFPLANRWRNWERGDRRYRYLNLAHFRKAFDELQEGQVCFN
- the LOC107621642 gene encoding uncharacterized protein LOC107621642; translation: MFFFFAGGLERQVRQVLKSGVGRCINCGSRADLVEYEKVLKLFFVPVWRWPGKEPVLYCDNCRFMFPQSCSLPPRLQESASLSPAAAVSDALRCRFCDRSVEAHFRFCPFCGSEL